One window from the genome of Streptomyces sp. NBC_00287 encodes:
- a CDS encoding metallopeptidase TldD-related protein gives MSKPYEIVERALELSRADGCVVIADEQSTANLRWAGNALTTNGVTRGRTLTVVATVDGKEGTASGVVSRSAVTADELEPLVRAAEAAARGAAPAEDAQPLVTDVPASPDFTDAPAETSSAVFADFAPALGEAFARARAGGRELYGFANHELVSSYVGTSTGLRLRHDQPNGTLELNAKSPDRTRSAWAGRSTRDFKDVDPAALDAELAVRLGWAERKVALPAGRYETLLPPTAVADLLIYQMWSASGRDAVEGRTVFSKPGGGTRVGDKLTELPLTLRSDPNEPGLEAAPFVLAHSSGGDSSVFDNGLPLTATEWIREGELRHLLTSRHSAGLTGLPVAPGIDNLILDGGGERSLEEMVADTERGLLLTCLWYIREVDPATLLLTGLTRDGVYLVENGEVTGEVNNFRFNESPVDLLGRATEAGRTEKTLPREWSDWFTRAAMPALRVPDFNMSSVSQGV, from the coding sequence ATGAGCAAGCCCTACGAGATCGTCGAGCGTGCCCTGGAGCTGTCCCGTGCGGACGGCTGTGTCGTCATCGCCGACGAGCAGTCCACCGCCAATCTGCGCTGGGCGGGCAACGCGCTGACCACCAACGGCGTCACGCGCGGGCGCACGCTCACGGTCGTCGCCACCGTCGACGGCAAGGAGGGCACGGCCTCGGGGGTCGTGTCCCGCTCCGCGGTGACCGCCGACGAGCTGGAGCCCCTGGTGCGGGCCGCCGAGGCCGCCGCGCGCGGTGCCGCACCCGCCGAGGACGCACAGCCGCTCGTCACCGACGTACCGGCGTCGCCGGACTTCACGGACGCGCCGGCCGAGACCTCCTCCGCGGTGTTCGCCGACTTCGCCCCGGCGCTCGGCGAGGCCTTCGCACGCGCGCGTGCGGGCGGACGCGAGCTCTACGGCTTCGCCAACCACGAGCTGGTCTCGTCCTACGTCGGTACGTCGACGGGCCTGCGCCTGCGCCATGACCAGCCGAACGGAACGCTGGAGCTGAACGCCAAGTCCCCGGACCGCACCCGCTCGGCCTGGGCGGGCCGGTCCACCCGCGACTTCAAGGACGTGGACCCGGCGGCGCTCGACGCAGAGCTGGCCGTGCGCCTCGGCTGGGCCGAGCGCAAGGTCGCGCTGCCCGCCGGAAGGTACGAGACGCTGCTGCCGCCGACCGCCGTGGCGGATCTGCTGATCTACCAGATGTGGTCGGCGTCGGGCCGGGACGCGGTCGAGGGCCGCACCGTGTTCTCCAAGCCGGGCGGCGGCACCCGGGTCGGCGACAAGCTGACCGAGCTGCCGCTGACCCTGCGCAGCGACCCGAACGAGCCGGGCCTGGAGGCCGCGCCCTTCGTGCTGGCGCACTCCTCCGGGGGCGACTCCTCGGTGTTCGACAACGGACTGCCGCTCACGGCCACCGAGTGGATCCGCGAGGGCGAGCTGCGGCACCTGCTGACCAGCCGGCACAGCGCGGGCCTGACCGGACTGCCGGTGGCCCCGGGCATCGACAATCTGATCCTTGACGGCGGCGGCGAGCGCTCCCTGGAGGAGATGGTGGCGGACACCGAGCGCGGGCTGCTGCTGACCTGCCTCTGGTACATCCGCGAGGTCGACCCGGCGACGCTGCTGCTCACCGGCCTGACCCGGGACGGTGTGTACCTGGTGGAGAACGGCGAGGTCACCGGCGAGGTCAACAACTTCCGGTTCAACGAGTCGCCGGTGGACCTGCTGGGCCGGGCCACCGAGGCCGGGCGCACCGAAAAGACGCTGCCCAGGGAGTGGAGCGACTGGTTCACTAGGGCTGCGATGCCGGCCCTGAGGGTGCCGGACTTCAATATGAGCTCTGTCAGTCAGGGCGTATAA
- the tyrS gene encoding tyrosine--tRNA ligase, with amino-acid sequence MTDIVDELKWRGLWALSTDEDALRKALADGPVTFYCGFDPTAASLHVGHLVQVLTMRRLQQAGLRPLALVGGATGQIGDPRPTAERTLNDPETVANWVTRLRAQIEPFLSFEGENAAVMVNNLDWTAGMSAIEFLRDIGKHFRVNKMLTKDSVARRLESQEGISYTEFSYQLLQGMDFLELYRRYGCTLQQGGSDQWGNLTAGLDLIHKLEPEAEAHCLATPLMVKADGTKFGKTEGGAVWLDPEMTTPYAFYQFWLNVDDRDISTYMRILSFRSREELEELEKQTQERPQARAAQRALAEELTTLVHGADQTAAVIAASRALFGQGELAELDDRTLAAALSEVPHIKVAELAPVVDLFAGVELVASKSAARRTIKEGGAYVNNAKVTAEDAVPTAGDLLHGRWLVLRRGKKNLAAVEVIGA; translated from the coding sequence GTGACGGACATCGTCGACGAGCTGAAGTGGCGCGGCCTGTGGGCCCTGTCCACTGACGAGGACGCTTTGCGCAAGGCGCTCGCGGACGGTCCCGTCACGTTCTATTGCGGTTTCGACCCGACCGCGGCCAGTCTGCACGTCGGTCACCTGGTGCAGGTCCTCACCATGCGCCGGCTCCAGCAGGCGGGCCTGCGTCCGCTGGCCCTGGTCGGCGGGGCCACCGGCCAGATCGGCGACCCGCGTCCGACGGCCGAGCGCACGCTGAACGACCCGGAGACGGTCGCGAACTGGGTGACGCGGCTGCGCGCGCAGATCGAGCCGTTCCTGTCCTTCGAGGGCGAGAACGCCGCGGTGATGGTCAACAACCTGGACTGGACGGCCGGGATGTCGGCCATCGAGTTCCTCCGGGACATCGGCAAGCACTTCCGGGTCAACAAGATGCTGACCAAGGACTCGGTCGCCCGGCGCCTGGAGTCCCAGGAGGGCATCAGCTACACGGAGTTCAGCTACCAGCTGCTGCAGGGCATGGACTTCCTCGAGCTGTACCGCCGGTACGGCTGCACCCTCCAGCAGGGCGGCAGCGACCAGTGGGGCAACCTCACGGCGGGTCTCGACCTGATCCACAAGCTGGAGCCCGAGGCCGAGGCGCACTGCCTGGCGACGCCGCTGATGGTCAAGGCGGACGGCACCAAGTTCGGCAAGACCGAGGGCGGCGCCGTCTGGCTCGACCCCGAGATGACGACGCCGTACGCGTTCTACCAGTTCTGGCTGAATGTGGATGACCGGGACATCTCGACGTACATGCGCATCCTGTCCTTCAGGTCCCGCGAGGAGCTGGAGGAGCTGGAGAAGCAGACCCAGGAGCGGCCGCAGGCCCGTGCCGCGCAGCGGGCGCTGGCCGAGGAGCTGACGACGCTGGTGCACGGCGCCGACCAGACGGCCGCCGTGATCGCCGCGAGCCGTGCCCTGTTCGGGCAGGGCGAGCTGGCGGAGCTGGACGACCGCACGCTGGCGGCGGCCCTGTCCGAGGTGCCGCACATCAAGGTCGCGGAGCTGGCTCCGGTTGTCGATCTCTTCGCCGGCGTCGAGCTGGTGGCGAGCAAGTCGGCCGCGCGGCGGACGATCAAGGAGGGCGGGGCCTACGTGAACAACGCGAAGGTCACGGCCGAGGACGCCGTACCGACGGCCGGTGATCTGCTGCACGGGCGGTGGCTGGTGCTTCGGCGCGGGAAGAAGAATCTCGCCGCGGTCGAGGTCATCGGGGCCTAG
- a CDS encoding GlsB/YeaQ/YmgE family stress response membrane protein, with protein sequence MGWLWAIIVGFVLGLIAKAILPGKQHSPLWLTTIFGMLGAIVGNSIARAAGVDETSGIDWSRHAFQLVAAIIIVGVGDMAYMATLGKRKQRT encoded by the coding sequence ATGGGCTGGTTGTGGGCGATCATCGTGGGGTTTGTGCTGGGTCTGATCGCCAAGGCGATCCTGCCCGGCAAGCAGCACAGTCCCCTCTGGCTGACCACCATCTTCGGCATGCTCGGTGCCATCGTCGGCAACTCCATCGCCCGCGCGGCCGGCGTCGACGAGACCTCCGGCATCGACTGGAGCAGGCACGCCTTCCAGCTCGTCGCGGCGATCATCATCGTGGGCGTGGGGGACATGGCTTACATGGCGACGCTGGGCAAGAGAAAACAGCGGACCTGA